Within the Longimicrobium sp. genome, the region CTCGGCGTTGAAGAGGATGCCCCGGGCCTGCTTCGCCAGGGTCACGCCGCCGATCCGCTGATCCGCCGCGACCCGTTTGCGTCGGGTCGCCGTCTCCTCCGGGGGCAGGATGGAGAGCGACGCGAAGTCCGGCCGCGTGGCCTCGGGGCCGGGCGTGAGCGCCCCCGGCCGGATGCGCGGCCGCGGGCGCGCGGGCACGGCCTCCCGTGGGGCCGGGGCGCGCCTGGGCTCTGCGTGCGCCATCGCCATCGATCATCTCCAGCCTCGGGATCCTCACCTTCCCGACAATAATACTGCTTCCCCTGGCTGGTGGTGCATTCCCAAGCCATCTAAACAGATCGAATCACACGGAGGGAACGGAGGAAACGGAGGACTGACCTGAATCCTCCGTTCCCTCCGTTTCCTCCGTGTGATTTCATTCCAATCGGGATAGCAGGGTTAGCGGAGAGCTGCGGTTCCTCTGCTGACTCTGCTGACTCTGCTGACTCTGCTGACTCTGCGGCTGCGTGAGCTCGATCTTTTTATTGAGATTGGGATCACCCGGCGCGGGCGTTCGACGCGTGGCTGCGGGCGCCGGCGGTGCGCGGGGGATCGACCGCGGCGCCGCGGCCCACGCGCAGCACCCGGGCGGCCACCTCGCCGCGCGAGTGCACGCCCAGCTTCTGGCGCACGTGCTCGCTGTGGTGCCGCGCGGTGTGCAGGCTGATGCAGAGCTGCCCCGCCACCTCGGTGTCCGACAGCCCCAGTGTCATCAGGCGCGCCACGCGCACCTCGCGGCCGGTCAGCCCGTAGCGCGCCTGCAGCACGCCCTCGCTCAGGAACTCGGCGCCGGCGGGCTCCAGCGCCACCAGCAGCAGCCCCTCGGCCGCGCCCTCGTCCAGCCGCACGAAGCTGCCGCGCAGCAGGTAGCTTCCCTCGGGCGTGCGGAAGTCGCGCACCGCCAGCTCCTGCAGCACCACCTCGCCGTTGGTCAGCAGCCTCCGCGCGAGCGGCCCCAGCGACTCGGCGAAGCGGCGGATCTCGCGGCGGATCTCCTCCGCGTCGGGCTGCTCGGCGAAGATGCGCTGCAGCGTGGCGTTGGC harbors:
- a CDS encoding helix-turn-helix transcriptional regulator, coding for MHTTVLGPRPVFPPCDLRNLPVGGAMACHGGLLSRALDVLHEGLVFFNLLEEPVHANATLQRIFAEQPDAEEIRREIRRFAESLGPLARRLLTNGEVVLQELAVRDFRTPEGSYLLRGSFVRLDEGAAEGLLLVALEPAGAEFLSEGVLQARYGLTGREVRVARLMTLGLSDTEVAGQLCISLHTARHHSEHVRQKLGVHSRGEVAARVLRVGRGAAVDPPRTAGARSHASNARAG